AAGCAGGGGGCCATCGCGGGCATGGTGGTGGGGATGGGCCTGACGTTGTTCTACCTGGTGGGCGTGAAGTTCCTGGGCATGCCCAAGTGGTTTGGCATCAGCGACGTTTCTGCAGGTATCTTCGGTATTCCGGCGGGCTTCCTCACGACGTTGGTGGTAAGCCTGCTCACGCCCGAACCAGACCAGGCGACCCAGGATCTGGTGGAGAGCGTGCGCTATCCCCGACTCAGGGACTGACCGCCTGGCCAACATGGAAGCATTTGCCCTGTTCCAGGTCTTGCAGATGGTTCTCCGGCTCCTGGCCTACACCTTCATCGGCAAGGGCCTGCTGGCCTTGATCGCGGGTCCTGCCTACCGGGATAACGTGGTCTGGCGTTTCTTCGAAACCATTACCCGGCCGTTTTGGCGCCTTACCCGCTGGCTGGCGCCCCGCTTCATCGCTGACCGGTTCATCTCTCCCCTGGCCGTGGCGTTACTGCTTCTTTCCAATCTGGGTCTCTACATGCTGTTCCATTCCCAGGGCTGGCTCGGGGCGCGGGGGAACGGCGCCGCGTAAAGTAGAATGCCGGCCTGACCTGGATGGAACAGACATGAGCCCACTGAGAAACGACACCTTCCTGCGCGCCCTGCTGCGCCAGCCCACGGACTACACCCCCACCTGGCTCATGCGCCAGGCGGGCCGCTACCTGCCCGAGTACTGCGCCACCCGGGCCCGGGCCGGCAGCTTCATGAACCTGTGCATGAGCCCCTCCCTGGCCACGGAAGTCACCCTCCAGCCCCTGGCACGCTACGACCTGGACGCGGCCATCCTGTTCTCCGACATCCTCACCATCCCCGACGCCATGGGCCTGGGCCTGTCCTTCACCCAGGGCGAGGGACCCCGCTTCGAGCGCCCCCTGCGGGAGGAATGGGAGATCCGCGACCTGGCCGCGCCGGACCCCCACGACAAGCTGCGCTACGTCATTGATGCCGTTTCCGAGATCCGTCGCGCCCTGGACGGCTCCGTACCCCTCATCGGCTTTTCCGGCAGCCCCTTCACCCTGGCCTGTTACATGGTGGAGGGTCAGGGCAGCGACACCTACGCCACGGTGAAGAAGATGCTCTACAGCCGGCCGGACCTGTTCCACCACATCCTCCAGGTGACCACCAGGGCGGTGACCGACTACCTGAACGCCCAGATCGAGGCGGGCGCCCAGGCGGTAATGGTGTTCGACTCCTGGGGCGGCATGCTGTCCCAGGCGGCCTATCTGGAATTCTCCCTGCCTTACATGGCCGAGATCATGGCGGGCCTGACCCGGGAGCGGGACGGCCGCGTGGTGCCCCGCATCGTCTTCACCAAGGGCGGCGGGCTGTGGCTGGAACGGATCGCCGCCTGCGGCGCCGACGCCGTGGGCCTGGACTGGACCATCGAGATCGGCGACGCCCGCAAGCGGGTGGGCGACAAGGTGGCGCTGCAGGGCAACATGGACCCCACCATTCTCATGGCCACCCCCGAGGCCGTGGCCGCCGAGGCCAGGCGTATCCTGGCCAGCTACGGCCAGGGTTCGGGACACGTTTTCAACCTGGGCCACGGCATTTCCCAGTTCACGCCGCCTGAGAGCGTGGCGGTGCTGGTGGACACGGTGCGGGAAGAGAGCAGGCAGTACCACGGCACCTGAGGGCTTTGGCATGTTCGCACGCCTGTTCGCCGCCTTGTTCGGTACCCGAACGGGACGAACCGCAACCGTCGAGGCACCGCAAGTCCAGTCCCGGGAGACCCGGCCAGCGCCTTCCTTCCTGCGCCGGGAGGCCCTGCTGGACCGGCGCCAGCAGGTGGCCGCCTACATCTTCTCCGTGGAAAGGCCGCAGCGCCATTGGAGCGCCGCGTCGGAGAAATTCTTCGACGCCAGCCTGATTGCCCAATTCCGCGATGGACGCATGCAGCCGGTGCTGGGCAAGCGCCTGGCCTTCCTGCCCCTGGGGCCGGGGGGGCTGGAGCACCCGGACCTGTCCCGACTGCCCAGGGAAAACCTGGTCATCGTCTTCGCGCCCCCCGCCGACGCGGTTCTGGACCGGGAGACGGTGCTGGCCGGCCTGAAGCGCTTGGTCGATATGGGCCTGACCCTGGCCTGTGGCCAGGACCTGGAACGGCGGGGAATGGCCGAGGCCCTGGCCTGGTCCCGTTACATTGTCCTGGACGGCCTGGCCGGTGCCGACCCAACGCTACTTCTGGACCGGGTGCACCACCTGACGAAAGCCTATCCGGAGGCCCACCTGGTGGCCCGGCAGGTCGATTCCCAGGAACTTTATGAGGCTTGCCGGCAGATGGGCATGGCCCTCTTCCAGGGGGACTTCGTCACCCATCGCCCGGCCCAGCCCGGCAAGAACCTGTCCCCGTATCGCATGGTGG
This window of the Thiobacillus sp. genome carries:
- a CDS encoding uroporphyrinogen decarboxylase, which translates into the protein MSPLRNDTFLRALLRQPTDYTPTWLMRQAGRYLPEYCATRARAGSFMNLCMSPSLATEVTLQPLARYDLDAAILFSDILTIPDAMGLGLSFTQGEGPRFERPLREEWEIRDLAAPDPHDKLRYVIDAVSEIRRALDGSVPLIGFSGSPFTLACYMVEGQGSDTYATVKKMLYSRPDLFHHILQVTTRAVTDYLNAQIEAGAQAVMVFDSWGGMLSQAAYLEFSLPYMAEIMAGLTRERDGRVVPRIVFTKGGGLWLERIAACGADAVGLDWTIEIGDARKRVGDKVALQGNMDPTILMATPEAVAAEARRILASYGQGSGHVFNLGHGISQFTPPESVAVLVDTVREESRQYHGT
- a CDS encoding HDOD domain-containing protein; amino-acid sequence: MFARLFAALFGTRTGRTATVEAPQVQSRETRPAPSFLRREALLDRRQQVAAYIFSVERPQRHWSAASEKFFDASLIAQFRDGRMQPVLGKRLAFLPLGPGGLEHPDLSRLPRENLVIVFAPPADAVLDRETVLAGLKRLVDMGLTLACGQDLERRGMAEALAWSRYIVLDGLAGADPTLLLDRVHHLTKAYPEAHLVARQVDSQELYEACRQMGMALFQGDFVTHRPAQPGKNLSPYRMVVVELLNGVRRQADFDELAGIAWYDPALAYRLLHFVNSAAFGLREKVDNVKRAMTYVGRDELYRWLTLLLFSLGKETHPLDEALRENALVRARLAEQLAQGRLSAKACDEVFVVGILSVMDALFEMPMADILAQLTLPEAMGQALLRREGPYASYLRLAIACEESDRDTIDALAAACDHDALQVNQRHIEALAWALGVSEALEESSLAH